Proteins co-encoded in one Candidatus Eremiobacteraceae bacterium genomic window:
- the cysS gene encoding cysteine--tRNA ligase encodes MALRLYNSLTRSVEPFEPRTSGSAGIYVCGMTPSFHPHLGHARTFLTFDVLRRHLRNRGYKVTYVQNVTDIEDKIIERAAAENVPWQQIVDRYYGEYKKCAEILGIEPPDVEPYATREMADIVDIIAALVARDDAYETGDGVYFSVQSFPRYSELSNRDLEELRAGARVAKREDKRDPMDFALWKKAKPGEPSWPSQWGPGRPGWHIECSVMARRYLGDQFDIHGGATDLIFPHHENEVAQTESVTGKHPMARYWMHAGLMMVDGQKMSKSLGNFTPLTDMLEKYEPAAIRFLFLQTGYRKPTNFTEEAIGAATEGLRRLYDNVDALRTAASTTALGRDGSGLLPDLATDEFDAFLDDDLNTAGALGWLVRRIRDERAAAMRGEGSPAAAAALAERCLRALGLPAVMRSRADKGLSGEARELLTAIVSDGASSVTDAELIDAVIALRDQARAAKDFKKSDELRAELTKAGVSIKDGKAGTEWSLDGST; translated from the coding sequence ATGACGCCGAGCTTCCACCCGCATCTCGGCCACGCACGTACCTTCCTCACGTTCGACGTGCTGCGCCGCCATCTGCGCAATCGCGGCTACAAGGTGACGTATGTCCAGAACGTCACGGACATAGAGGACAAGATCATCGAGCGCGCGGCGGCCGAGAACGTGCCGTGGCAACAGATCGTCGATCGCTACTACGGCGAGTATAAGAAGTGCGCCGAGATCCTCGGGATCGAGCCGCCGGACGTCGAGCCGTACGCGACGCGCGAGATGGCGGACATCGTCGATATCATCGCGGCGCTCGTCGCGCGCGACGACGCATACGAGACGGGTGACGGCGTCTATTTCTCGGTCCAATCCTTCCCGCGCTATTCCGAGTTGAGCAACCGCGACCTCGAAGAGCTGCGAGCGGGCGCGCGCGTCGCCAAACGCGAGGATAAGCGCGACCCGATGGACTTCGCCCTCTGGAAAAAAGCAAAGCCGGGCGAGCCGTCGTGGCCAAGCCAATGGGGTCCGGGCCGGCCGGGCTGGCATATCGAGTGCTCGGTGATGGCGCGCCGTTATCTCGGCGATCAGTTCGACATCCACGGCGGCGCGACCGATCTCATCTTCCCGCACCACGAGAACGAGGTCGCGCAGACCGAATCGGTCACGGGAAAACATCCGATGGCCCGCTACTGGATGCATGCCGGTCTTATGATGGTCGACGGGCAGAAGATGAGCAAGTCGCTCGGCAACTTCACGCCGCTCACCGACATGCTCGAGAAATACGAACCGGCTGCGATCCGCTTCTTGTTCTTGCAGACCGGGTATCGCAAGCCGACGAACTTCACCGAAGAGGCGATCGGTGCGGCGACCGAGGGATTACGACGGCTCTATGACAACGTCGATGCGCTCAGAACCGCCGCATCGACGACCGCGCTCGGTCGAGATGGATCTGGACTGCTTCCCGACCTTGCGACAGATGAGTTCGACGCCTTCCTCGACGATGACCTTAACACGGCCGGCGCCCTCGGCTGGCTCGTCAGGCGCATCCGCGACGAACGCGCGGCCGCGATGCGCGGCGAAGGGTCGCCGGCCGCGGCGGCGGCTCTGGCCGAGCGGTGCCTTCGTGCACTCGGCCTTCCGGCCGTCATGAGGTCGCGCGCCGATAAGGGGTTATCGGGGGAAGCACGCGAGCTGCTCACGGCCATTGTCAGCGATGGCGCCTCGTCGGTGACGGATGCTGAGTTGATCGACGCCGTCATCGCGCTACGCGATCAAGCGAGAGCCGCGAAAGACTTCAAGAAGTCGGACGAGCTGAGAGCGGAGCTGACGAAAGCGGGCGTGTCGATCAAGGACGGCAAGGCGGGCACCGAGTGGTCGTTGGATGGGTCGACGTAA
- the sigH gene encoding RNA polymerase sporulation sigma factor SigH produces MGALHPTEETLDYSERADEELVNAAKCGDNLAMEFLLNKYKNFVRIKAKSYFLIGADREDIIQEGMIGLYKAVRDFRADKLSSFRAFAELCITRQIITAIKTATRQKHIPLNQYISLNKPIYDEDSERTLLDVMASAKMSDPEELVITQEVSEDIKERIQENLSDLESQVLLSYLEGKSYQEMARDLNRHVKSIDNALQRVKRKIEKNLSEVDLY; encoded by the coding sequence TTGGGGGCACTTCACCCGACAGAAGAAACCCTGGACTACAGCGAGCGAGCCGACGAAGAACTCGTAAATGCAGCGAAATGTGGCGACAACCTCGCCATGGAGTTCCTGCTCAACAAATATAAGAACTTCGTCCGCATCAAAGCGAAGAGCTACTTCCTCATCGGTGCAGATCGCGAGGACATCATCCAGGAAGGCATGATCGGCCTTTACAAGGCCGTCCGTGACTTCCGGGCCGATAAACTCTCGTCGTTCCGCGCCTTCGCGGAGCTGTGCATCACGCGCCAGATCATCACCGCCATCAAGACGGCGACCCGGCAGAAGCACATCCCGCTCAACCAGTACATCTCGCTCAACAAGCCGATCTACGACGAGGACAGCGAACGAACGCTCCTCGACGTCATGGCGAGCGCGAAGATGTCTGATCCGGAAGAACTCGTCATCACGCAAGAAGTGTCGGAAGACATCAAGGAACGGATCCAGGAGAACCTGAGCGACCTCGAGTCGCAGGTGCTGCTGAGCTATCTCGAAGGCAAGTCCTATCAAGAGATGGCTCGCGACCTGAACCGCCACGTGAAGTCGATCGACAACGCGCTCCAGCGCGTCAAGCGGAAGATCGAGAAGAATCTGAGCGAAGTCGACCTGTACTAG
- the rlmB gene encoding 23S rRNA (guanosine(2251)-2'-O)-methyltransferase RlmB has translation MGRRNAPRSTIKVDRSNGSLGEAIAGVHAVAEALAAGERIDKVIIGKARTGDPAVQAIVRSAKLAGVAVQIEGEEAFRRFGTERHQHVAAVVKRYVYARWDEVRAKVKSTPDALVVVLDHIEDPQNLGAVLRNAEGAGATAVVIPDRRAAGVTPAARRAAAGAASHMRVASVPNLVRAIEDLKADGCWVYGLSTEAGAAAYTQMDMRGRCVIAVGAEGKGLSRVVGEKCDRLAQIPLRGKVKSLNASSAAAIALFEAVRQRAQTPVA, from the coding sequence ATGGGTCGACGTAACGCGCCGCGGTCGACCATAAAGGTCGACCGCTCCAACGGCTCTTTGGGAGAAGCGATAGCCGGCGTCCACGCAGTCGCCGAGGCACTTGCGGCCGGCGAACGCATCGATAAAGTCATCATCGGCAAAGCGCGCACCGGCGATCCGGCGGTGCAAGCCATCGTGCGGTCCGCGAAGTTGGCGGGCGTTGCGGTGCAGATAGAAGGCGAAGAAGCATTTCGGCGCTTCGGAACCGAGCGGCACCAACACGTCGCTGCCGTCGTGAAACGCTATGTCTATGCGCGTTGGGATGAAGTCAGAGCGAAGGTCAAATCGACCCCGGACGCGCTCGTCGTCGTCCTCGACCACATCGAAGATCCCCAAAATCTCGGTGCCGTCCTGCGAAACGCCGAAGGGGCGGGAGCGACCGCCGTGGTCATTCCCGACCGCCGGGCAGCCGGCGTCACCCCTGCTGCTCGCCGGGCGGCCGCAGGCGCAGCATCACACATGCGGGTCGCCAGTGTCCCGAATCTGGTCCGTGCGATTGAAGACCTGAAGGCCGACGGGTGCTGGGTCTACGGCCTGTCGACCGAAGCCGGCGCGGCTGCGTATACTCAAATGGACATGCGTGGACGCTGTGTTATCGCGGTCGGAGCAGAAGGAAAAGGCCTATCGCGCGTAGTCGGCGAGAAATGCGATCGGCTGGCCCAAATCCCTTTGCGTGGCAAAGTCAAGTCATTGAACGCCTCCTCGGCCGCCGCAATAGCGCTTTTCGAAGCGGTGCGACAAAGGGCACAAACGCCGGTCGCTTGA